A stretch of DNA from Longimicrobium terrae:
CCGCCCCGTATCCCTCCATCCCGATGCGCTTGGCGATGTCGTGAAAGCGCGCCAGCTGCGAGGGCGCCACATCGTAGTCCGCCGCGCGTGCCGCCGGGCGCCCCAGCCGGTCCACGCGGCAGTGCCACGACGTCAGCGTGCTGGTGACGAACCCGCCCGGCCGCGACCGCCCCTGCTGAAACAGAAAGGCCTGCCGCTCCGCCGCCCGGTACGTCTCCCGCCGCCGCGCGCGCACGCCGGCCTGCGCCAGTTCGCGCTCGAAGCGGCGGATCATGGACATGAAGACGGGGTCCAGCTGCATCAGGTCGTTGTGAACGCGGCGCGCCTCCGGGCCGAACGAGGATCGCAGCACGCGCCACTCCCACTGCTCAAAGCTTTCTCCCGGCGCGGGATGCGGCATGCCGGGGATGCCCACCGTGTGCGTTCCCGGCAAGGGCGTGGCGGGCCGGTACACGGGGACGTCCAGGTATGAGAGCAGGCCGAACTTGCCCGGCCCGCGCGCGGCAAAGCGGCACCGCAGCTCGGCGGCGCTCGGGTTGCGGCGCAGTCCGTCCAGCTCCGTCAAGCCACAGTCCGCCCACGAGGTCGGCGGACGGAGCCCGGCTGGCGGGGGCGCCTGGGCGGCGGCGGAAGACGCGGCCAGGGCGGCTGCGGCAATCAGCAGAGGTGCGGTGAAGCGCATGTCAGTCGGGAAAGGATCAGAGCAGTCCCTGGACGAACCCGCCGTCCACCTGAATGGTCGTGCCGGTGATGTACGAAGCGCGGTCCGAGGCCAGAAAGGCGACCAGCGCGGCCAGCTCTTCCGGCTGGCCCATGCGGCCGATGGGGATGCGGGCGCTCATCTCGGCCAGCACCTCGTCGGGGCGGCGCTGCTCGTTTTCCGCCCGTTCCGCGGCCAGGTCTTCTACGCGGCCGGTGAGCATGTACCCGGGCGCCACCACGTTGCACGTCACGCCGAACGGCGCCAGCTCCGTCGCCATCGTCTTTACCCATCCCACGACGGCGGCGCGCGCGGTGTTGGAGAGGATGAGGCCGGGCAGCGGCTGCTTGACGGAGACGGAGGTGAGCGCGATGAAGCGGCCCCAGCGCCGCTGCTTCATGAAGGGCGTCACCTCCTGCGCCAGGCGCACGGTGCTCATGAGGTTGAGCTCCATGGCGCGTTCTACCTGCTCGGCGCTGGTGCTTTCGTAGCGCGTCCCCGGCGGGCCGCCTGCGTTGGCCAGCGCGATGTCCACGCCGCCCCACCGTTCGGCGGTCTTTTCCACCAGCGCGTGGATGTCGTCCGGGCGCGTCATGTCGGCGCGGATGGCGAACACCTGGCCGCCCGTTTCCCGCCTCAGCTCTTCCGCGGCCTTCTGCAGCCGCGCCTCGTTGCGTGCGGTGATGATGACGCGCGCCTTTTCCCGCGCGAGCTCGCGCGCCACGGCGCGGCCCAGCCCCATGCTGCCGCCCGCGACGATGGCGACGCGGTCCTTGAGCCCCAGTTCCATGCGGTGCCTGCGCTTGTGCGATGGATCGTTCCTGCCCGGCGCGCAATATGGCGCCGCGCCCCCGCACGAATCAATCGTGGGCCGAAGATCATTCGTGCGTCTGCTACGGGATCAGGATCGAAACTTCTACGATCCTCGATCATCCGTCAATGGAGAGCCGCCCGTTCCTTCCGCCGCGCACGTGCCGGCTCACTCGTCGCGCCGCGATCGACCGGTCTGGCAGTCTGAGGAGGCGCCGGACACTGCCGCCGACCCACCGAACCTTGGCGCCGCCGAAGGATCTGTTTTCTCCGCGAGAACGGGCGTGCCTGTCGCAGCGTTGGCTCGACGGATGGTAGATCCTTCGGTCGCGCATGACCTTGGCGGGACGGAGTGGCCGGCGCACGCTCCCTCAGGATGACATGGCTGCGCGTGGTAACTGGCCTTCCTGCAACAACATGTCATCCTGAGGAGGCGCCGGACGCTGCCGCCGTCCCGCCGAACCTTGGCGCCGACGAAGGATCTACTTTCCCCGCGAGAACGGGCGTGGGTGTCGCGACGTTGGCGCGGCGGATGGTTGATCCTTCGGTCGCGCATGACTCGGCGGATGGAGAGGCCGGCCCGCGCTCCCTCAGGATGACATGGCTGGCGTGGTAAGTAGCGTCCCCGCAACAACATGTCATCTTTGAGAGATGCCCCCTGGGATGGCGGAGCGAGACGTGTGAAGAGATTGACGGTTCCCGCAAAGTTTCCGAAGTATCCGATTGACCCGCCGGGCAGATCCATACAGATTCGGCCAGCACTCGTGTGATCGCCTGCACCCCTCCGCCTGTTCTCTCCCTTTCGCCGCGCCGCTCCGATGAACGAGCTTTCATCCGATCCTCCGCACGCTGTTTCCGCCGGCTTGGATGAGGTTGTGGCGGAAATGGTGGAGCAGTTTCGCCGGGGGGCTGTGGTCGCGAACGCGGGCGGGCTGGGACACACCTCGTTCGCCGACGTGCCCGACGTGTCGGAAATGGTGAACGCGATGCTCTCGCCGGCGGACGCGGAGGCGTTCGGCGCCGTTTCCATCTCGCGCGAAGACGGGCTGCGCGCCTCCCGCGGCGGCGATCAGGCGAAGGCGGCGGAGCGGATCGGGGAGGCGCGGCGCCTGCTTGACGGCGCGGATCTCACGCCGAGCGCGCGCCTGCTGGCGGAGTCGCTGTACAGTTCGGCGGCCGCGTATGTGCGCTACCGCCAAGGAGATCTGGCGGGGGCGCGGCGGGATCTGGACGAGGCGATCGCCAGCAGCAACGCGCTGTGGGATGAGCACGGGTTCCGGGGAGCGGAGGCGCGCCGCCTGCACCTGGCGCACCTGATCGTCCGCGTGGAAGCCCGGCTCGGCGGCGATCCATGGGACGTGGTGCAGACCGTCTGCCGGCTGTGGGATTACCTGGAGGGAAACACCGCGGCGTGGCCTTTTGCGCCATACGCGCGCGCCGGGGCGGAGGTGAATCGCCGGATGGCGATGCTGATGCTGAACGAGATCGTCACCGAGTTCGCGGTGCTGCTGGCGGAGCATCCGGAGGTGGAGACCGCCGCGCTCGACCTTCTCCACCGCGAGCAGCGCGCCCGCCATCCCGCCGATCCGTATCCGTTTTCGTACGCGCGCGCGTGGCTCACGGCCAGGCAGGCGCTGCACGGGGACGACCCCGCGGCCGCGCTGCAGAAGGCTGGGCCTTTTCTGGGCGTGGTGGATGGCCCCCGGCCGCTGCTGTGGCAGTCGGTGGTCCGCGACACCGTCAGGCTCTGCCGCACCCTGCCCGGCGCCGCGGGACGCGCGGCGGAAACCCTCGCCGCGGGCGCGCTGGCGGACCACACCGTTCCCGACTGCCTGCGCATTGATCGCTCTCCGCATCCCGCCTGAATCACCGTCCACGGGCGCAGCGGCCTGATCATCGCACAGTTCTCCGGACCGTGGCGGGAAGCAAAGAAACGGCCCGGGCGCGCAGTGCGCCCGGGCCGTTCTGGTCATCCGCGGAGCGTTCTGCTCCGCCCGCCGACTAGAAGCAGGCGTCGATGCAGGTGTACCCGAAACAGGTGCCCACCGCGGGATTGCAGGTAAACTGGTTCTTGGTGGCATGGGCGATGACGGTGCCCGGCTTGTCGGTGTCGACGGTGGCGGTCTGGAACGTCTCGATGGCCAGATCGTCGATCTGCAGCTTCATCTTCTTCATGGAAAATTCTCCAATTTACGCGTTCGGGGCTCGCTCGGCGCGAGCCGGATCAAATCGCCGCAAGCCGTGTGGAGGCAAGTACATCCACGGCAGGCCGCGTTCGGCTGGCGGGCGGCGTTCGTGCAATCAATTTCGCACAAATTATGTCGGATGGCAACCCGCGGAGAGTTCGCCGGCGCAAAGAGTACGGTGTGCACGCTGGCGTCTTCCCTCGTCGCGGAGTGCGCGAGATGGCGGATTCGGATGGTCGGGAGAGTGGGTCGAGCGCCGCAGGAGGGGCGGGCGGAGCACTGGTTGGGGAGGAGAACGGATCGGCGGCCGCGAGCGTGCGGCCGCCGATCCGCCGGCTGCGTCAGGCGCAGTTGCAGGTTTCGTTGCTGAAGCAGGGCGTCGCGCCGCTCTGCCCGATCATCAGCGCTTGCAATCCATTCACGCCAACGATGGGCTCCGCCGGGCAGATCTGCTGGCTGCACAGCCCGCGGCACGACTCGCCCGTACAGGGGATTCCGGCGGTGTCTTCCGTCGGCGTCACGTACATGTGGCCGAGCGCGGTGCCGCGGATCGCGTCGGACTCGGAGGTGGCGAACGATTCGACCGTGAGGTGTTCCAGGGAAAGCGCGAGCTTCTTCATGGCGGGCTCCTGCGTGCGTTGGAGAAGACGGGGTAATTCTGTTCCCGCCATCATATGCATGAATGATTGAGGCCGCAACGACGGGCGCGCCACGTTGCGCGGGGGTGGCGCGGTGTCTATCCTCAGGCCCCGCGACGCCGTCCCGCTCGCAGCTCTCGATGGATCATCGATGACCGAAACTGATTTGTCCGCCGCCGATCCGTTCCGCGCCCGCCGCGAGCGGTTCCTGGATTCAATCGGCAAGGGCGTGGCCGTGATCGCCGCCGCGCCGGAGCTGGTCAAGTCGCGCGACACCGACGTCCGCTATCGCCAGAACAGCGACTTCTTCTATCTGACGGGCTTTCTGGAGCCGGGCGCCGTGGCCGTGCTCACCCCGTTCGATCCGGAGCACCGGTTTACCCTCTTCGTGCGGCCGCGCGACCGTGAGCGCGAAACGTGGACCGGCGTGCGCGCCGGCGTGGAGGGCGCGCTGGAACGGTTCGGCGCCGACAAGGCGTATCCCGTTGAGGAGTTGGACAACCATCTGCGCGACCTGATCGAACCCGCGGACGCGCTTTGGTACGCGCTCTCGGCGGATGGAAGCGAGATGGACGCGAAGCTGATCCGGCTGCTGACCGGTTTTCGCGGAACGCGCCATCGCACGGGCAAGGGGCCGTGGGACATCCGCGATCCCGCCAGCGTGCTGGACCGCATGCGCGTGATCAAGGAGCCCGGTGAGCTGGAGCGCATCCGCGAAGCGGCGGCGCTTTCCGCGCGGGGGCACCTGGCCGCCATGCGCGCCGGCCGCGCGGGCGTGGGCGAGTGGGAACTGGAGGCGCTGCTGGACGGGACCTTTCGCGCCGCATCCGCCGATTCCGGCACCGCGTACCCCAGCATCGTGGGATCGGGCGCGAACGCGACGGTGCTGCACTACGTGACCAACGAGCGGCGCATCGGCGAAGGCGACCTGGTGCTGATGGACGCGGGTGCGGACGCGGGCTTCTACTGCGGCGACATCACCCGTGTGTTTCCCGCCAGCGGCCGGTTCACCGCGCCGCAGCGCCGCGTGTACGACATCGTGCATGCGGCGCTGGACGCGGGGATCGCGGCGGCGCGTCCGGGCGCGCCCATCACCGGCATTCACGAGGCCGCGCGGGCCGTGCTGGTGCAGGGGATGATCGATCTGGGCCTGCTGGAGGGCACCGTGGACGACCTGATCGAGTCCGAGGCGTTCAAGCGCTTCTTCATGCACAACACCGCGCACTACCTGGGGCTGGACGTGCACGACGCGGGTCCGTACCGCGAGCGCGATGGCACGCCCGTTCCTTTGCAGCCCGGGATGGTGCTCACGGTGGAGCCCGGCCTGTACATCCCCGCGGACGCGGAAGACGTGGCGGAGGAGCTGCGCGGCATCGGAATCCGCCTGGAGGACAACGTGATCATCACCGGGGATGGCTGCGAGGTGATTACGCGCGGGGTGCCCGTGGCGGCGGACGAGGTGGAGGCGGTCTGCGGAGGGGACAGGGAATAGGGAATGGGGAATAGGGAATAGGAACGGCGGGGGATGATGATGATCATCTCCCGCCGTCTCTGTTCCCCCCCCCCGCGACCTCCGCGACCTCCGCGCCCTCCGCGTGAACCGGGGTAGAAGCCTTCGCCGGAGCGGGGCAGGGGAACGCACGCGAACCGCCGCCGGACAGGCGTGTACAGGGAGCAGCCAGACTGCGCATGCACTTGCGCGATCGCGGGATGATGGTACATTGGACGCTGCACGCACCCGCGTGCCGAGGATGATTTGCGCGACCGCTTGCGACCTCGATAAAAAACGCTAAAGAGTCGGGATGGTCTGGCCTGTGGCCGCCTGCGTATCCCTGCACTCTCGTTTTGAGTCGCGGGGATTTTTTGCATACATGCACGGAACGGTACCGATGGAACGCTCGCCCTACCTTGCCGCACTGGATGAACGCGTCCTCGTCTTCGACGGGGCCATGGGCACCAGCGTGCAGCGGTACGACCTTACGGCGGACGACTTTGGCGGCGGCGCGCTGGAAGGGTGCAACGACTACCTGGTCATCACCCGCCCCGACGTCATCGGCGAAATTCACGCGTCGTTCATGGCCGCCGGCGCCGACGTGCTGGAGACGGACACCTTCCGCTCCAACCGCCTGACGCTGCGCGAGTACGCGCTGCAGGACCGCGTCCGCGAGATCAACGTGGCCGCCGCCAGCCTGGCCCGCGGCATCGCCGACCGCTTCGCGGCGGAAGACGGCAAGCCGCGCTTCGTGGCCGGCAGCATCGGCCCGTCGGGCTTTCTGCCCTCCGCGTCGGACCCCACGCTGGGCAACATCACCTTCGGCGAGCTGGTGCCCGTGTTCGCCGAGCAGGCGGCCGCGCTCATCGAGGGCGGCGCCGACGTGCTGCTGATCGAGACGTCGCAGGACATCCTTGAGGTGAAGGCGGCCGTGTTCGGCTGCCGTGAGGCCATCGTGGCTTCGGGTCGCCCTGTCGCGCTGCAGGTGCAGGTGACGCTCGATACGTCGGGCCGCATGCTGCTGGGGACGGACATCGGCGCGGCGATGGTGACGCTGGAGTCGCTGCGCGCTGACGTCATCGGCCTCAACTGCAGCACCGGGCCCGAGCACATGCGGCAGGCCATCCGCTTCCTGGGCGAGAACTCGCGGCTTCCCATCAGTTGCATTCCCAACGCGGGCATTCCGCACAACGAGGGCGGCTGCGCGGTCTATCCGCTGGAATCCGTTCCGTTCGCCGACCAGCTGGAGGAATTTGTCCGCGAGCACGGCGTGCGCGTCGTCGGTGGATGCTGCGGCACCACGCCGGAGCACATCCGCGAACTCGTCGGCCGCCTGTCCACGGTGGAGCTGAAGCCGCGCAACGTGGAGTATGTGCCCCGCCTGAGCAGCGGCATCCGCGCGACCGATCTGATCCAGATCCCCGCGCCCACGATGATCGGCGAGCGCGTCAACTCGCAGGGGAGCCGCAAGGTGAAGCGGCTGCTGCTGGCCGACGACTACGACGGCGTGCTGGAAGTGGCGCGCGAGCAGACGGAAAACGGCGCGCACGTGCTGGACGTCTGCGTGGCGCTCACCGAGCGGCAGGACGAGGGCGACCAGATGCGCAGCGTGGTCAAGCTGCTGTCGCAGGGCGTGGAAGCGCCGCTCTGCATCGACAGCACCGAGGCCGACGTAATCCGCGTTGCGCTGGAGCAGTCGCCGGGGCGCGCCGTGGTGAACTCCATCAACCTGGAGAACGGGCGCGAGCGCATCGACAGCGTGCTCCCCCTCGTTGCGGCGCACGGCGCGGCGGTGATCGCGCTGACCATCGACCGCGACCTGGGCGGGATGTGCAAGACGGCCGACACCAAGCTGCAGGCCGCGCGCAAGATCCACGACATCGCCATTCACGAGTACGGGCTGCAGCCGGACGCGCTGATCTTTGACGCGCTGACCTTTACGCTGGCGACGGGCGACGAGGAATTCCGCAATTCCGCGGCGGAAACGATCGAGGGCATCCGCGCCATCAAGCGCGAGCTGCCGGGCGTGCTCACCACGCTGGGCGTGAGCAACGTCAGCTTCGGTCTGTCGCCCGCCGCGCGCACGGTGCTGAACTCCGTGTTTCTGTACCACTGCGTGAACGCGGGGCTGGATACGGGGATCATCAACCCGTCGCACGTCACGCCCTACTTCGAGATTCCGGAAGAAGAGCGGCAGCTGGCGGACGACCTGATCTTTGACCGCCGCACGGCGGAAAAGGACCCGCTGGCCGAGTTCATCGCGCACTACGAGGGCCGTTCGGGCGAGGCGGAGAACACCTCCGTCGATCCCACGGCGACGATGACGCCGGAAGAGGCGCTGCACTGGAAGATCCTGCACCGCAAGAAGGAAGGGGTGGAGGACTGGATCGACCGCGCCGTGGAGAAGCTGGGCGCCGTCCCCGTGCTGAACGAGGTGCTGCTCCCCGCGATGAAGGAAGTGGGCGACAAGTTCGGCGCCGGCGAACTGATCCTCCCCTTCGTGCTCCAGAGCGCCGAGGTGATGAAGAAGGCCGTGGCGCGGCTGGAGCTGTACCTGGAAAAGGCCGAGGGGCAGACCAAGGGCAAGGTGGTGCTGGCGACCGTGTACGGCGACGTGCACGACATCGGCAAGTCGCTGGTGAACACCATCCTGACCAACAACGGCTACACGGTGTTCGACCTGGGCAAGCAGGTGCCGGTGAACACCATCCTGGAAAAGGCGGAGGAAGTGGGCGCCGACGCCATCGGTCTGAGCGCGCTCCTCGTCAGCACGTCCAAGCAGATGCCGCTGTGCGCGCAGGAGCTTCACCGGCGCGGGCTCAAGTACCCGATCCTCGTGGGCGGCGCGGCGATCAATCCCAGCTTCGTGCGCGGCGCGGCGATGATCAGCGAGACCGAGCCGTACGCCGCGGGGATGTTCTACTGCAAGGACGCGTTCGAGGGACTGTCGACCATGGACGCCCTGATGGCGGACGACGGGGCGCAGTTCATCGAGCGGCACAACGAGGAGATGCTGCGGCGCACGGCGGAGTACGAGGCGCGCAAGGCGTCCGCCAAGGGAATGCGTCCGGGATCGCGTGAAAACCCGGCCGTGCCGCTGGCGGAAGTTCCCACGCCGCCGTTCTGGGGATGGAAGGTGCTGGACCACATCCCCGTGGACGAGGTCGTGGAGTGCATTGACCGCAACACGCTGTACCGCATGCAGTGGGGCGCCCGCAACCTCAAGGGCGAGGAGTGGGACCGCATCGTCCGCGAGGACTTTGAGCCGCGGCTGGCGCGCTACACCCGCGAGGCGCGCACGCAGGCGTGGCTGCGGCCGCGGGGCATCTACGGCTACTTCCCGGCCGGGCGCGACGGCGACGACGTGGTGGTGTTCGATCCGTCGGACCGCAAAAAGGAGATCGGCCGCTTCAGCTTTCCGCGGCAGGAAGACCGCGAGCAGCTGTGCCTGGCGGACTACTTCCGCCCGCTGGGCGCGGACGGACCGCAGGACGTGCTGCCGCTGCAGGTGGTGACCAGCGGCGACAAGGCGGCGGAGTTCATCGACCGGCGCACCAAGGGCGGCGACTACTCGGAAGGGTACTTCCTGCACGGGTTCAGCGTGCAGACGGCGGAGGGCGCGGCGGAGTTCATCAACCGGCGCATCCGCAAGGAGCTGGGGATCGAGGAGCCGCGCGGGCTGCGGTACTCGTGGGGGTACCCTGCGTGTCCGGACGTGGAGCAGCATGAGGTGCTGTTCAACGTGATGCCCATCAAGCAGGCGATCGGCGTGGGGCTGACGGCCGGGTACCAATTGGACCCGGAGCAGTCGACGGCGGCGCTGGTGGTGCACCATCCGGCGGCGAAGTACTTCGCGACGTGAGGAAGGGAAGTGCGTGAGTGCGGGGTGCGTTAGTGCGTGAGTGCGAGGGATGAAGTACGAGAGTACGAGAGTACGAGAGTACGAGAGTACGAGAGTACGAGAGTACGAGAGTACGAGAGTGAGTAGCTCGCTCGGGTAGCGGGGTCTCGTGGGGCGGCAGGCTGTGGCCCTCACCCCGCGTGCTGCGCACGACGACCCTCTCCCACGAACGGATGTGGGAGAGGGAGCACACACCAGATCGGCGCGGCGGCAGGCGACGTCGGCGCGGGGCGGAGGTCCGTTCGGCGGTTGAAACCGCGCCTCGAAAAACACGAAGTCCGCCTTCGCGGACTGGTGTGGCGGCGACGCCGCTGTTCTCCCCTCTCCGTGCGGCTGTTTGCACGGGGAGGGGCCGGGGGAGGGGCCTCCAGGCTGGCGACCCGGGCCGATCTCCGCTCCCGCGCTCAGGTCTCCCCCTCTCCCGCTTGCGGGAGAGGGGGCCGGGGGGTGAGGGCTGCCCGCCGCCGCGCCTGGCTCGGCTGAAGCGCACGGACTTCGATCTGTCTCACGCTTCCGGCCGCGTTGACGCCGGCGACCCGGGCCGATCTCCGCCCCCGCGCTGAGGTCTCCCCCTCTCCCGCTTGCGGGAGAGGGGGCCGGGGGGTGAGGGCTGCCCGCCGCCGCGCCTGGCTCGGCCGAAGCAAACGACTTCCTGTCGCTTCTCTCTTCTGGTGACGAGAAGAAGCACATGCGCGAGCGGAACCGGACCCGCGGACCGCACTGCGGGGGCGGACCGGTGTAGCAGAATGGGAGCAGGCGCCGCGAGTGGGGGCGGCGGAACGCGGTGAACACCATCGCACTCACGCACCCCGCACTCACGCACTCGCCCTTCCGGCAGGAAACCTGCACACCGGCTCCCGTTTTTCCGTACGCATCGGTTCCCACGCCCCGCAGGGGCTCAGCCGCAGGAGGTCGCCATCGCTACCAGTTACGACGATCGGGTGGAAAACGCCATGCGCTCGCACAAGCGCAAATCGCGCATGGTGAGCGCCGCCATCGTAGGGGTAGGTCTGCTGGTCGTGCTGGCCGGACTGCTCTTCAACGGCGGGCGCAAGCAGGAAAAGGCCGCCGCGCAGGTCAGCATCGGCGACGACACCACCGAGGTCATGCGCCTGCTGGGCGATCCCGCCAACCGGTGCGACGCCAGCTCGCTCGCGCACCTTTCCACCCGCTTCGAGGCTGGCACGCCGCGCCCCGTCATCGACGAAACGCTCGCCGTTCTGCGCCCCGCCACCGCCGCCCGCTGGGTTTATCCCGAAGGCGCGGGCTGCATCACCGGCGACGGCGACACCGAAATCGGGCTGGACCGCACCGGACGCGTCCTGTGGATCGTTCCGGTCACCAACAAGCGCCCGCTGATCTATCAGGGCGCCCCGGGCTGATCCCCGGGCGTTCCCCTCAGGACACAACCGATGCGTGACTTTCGACAGCTGCTGGCGGACGGACGGCCCCATCTCTTTGACGGCGCGATGGGGACCATGCTGTACTCCCGCGGCGTCTACATCAACCGCTGCTACGACGAGCTCTCTCTCACCCAGCCGGACCTGGTGCGCGACATCCATCGCGCGTACGTAAAGGCCGGCGCGGAGATCCTGGAAACCAACACCTACGGCGCCAACCGCCCCAAGCTGGCGCGCCACGGGCTGGACGGGCAGCTGTACGAGATCAACGCCGCCGCCGCGGGAATCGCGCGCGCCGCGGCGGGGGAGCGCGTGTACGTGGCCGGCGCCATGGGGCCGCTGGGGGTGCGCATCGAGCCATACGGCCCCACCGCCCGCGAGGAGGCCCGCGGCTTCTTTCGCGAGCAGGCGGCCGCGCTGGCCGACGGCGGCGTCGATCTGTTCGTCCTGGAAACGTTCGCCGACCTGGAGGAGATCCACCAGGCCATCCTGGGCGTCCGCGACGCGTCGGACCTGCCCATCGTGGCGCAGATGGTGATCCGTGAGGACGGCACGACGGCGTTCGGCAGCGACGTGGCGCTCCTCGCCGAGCGGCTGGGCGAGTGGGGCGCGGAGGTCGTGGGCCTCAACTGCTCCGTCGGTCCCAACACCATGCTGAACGCGGCGGAACGCATCGTGGGCGCCACGGAGCGGCCCATCAGCATGCAGCCCAACGCGGGGCTG
This window harbors:
- a CDS encoding aminopeptidase P N-terminal domain-containing protein translates to MTETDLSAADPFRARRERFLDSIGKGVAVIAAAPELVKSRDTDVRYRQNSDFFYLTGFLEPGAVAVLTPFDPEHRFTLFVRPRDRERETWTGVRAGVEGALERFGADKAYPVEELDNHLRDLIEPADALWYALSADGSEMDAKLIRLLTGFRGTRHRTGKGPWDIRDPASVLDRMRVIKEPGELERIREAAALSARGHLAAMRAGRAGVGEWELEALLDGTFRAASADSGTAYPSIVGSGANATVLHYVTNERRIGEGDLVLMDAGADAGFYCGDITRVFPASGRFTAPQRRVYDIVHAALDAGIAAARPGAPITGIHEAARAVLVQGMIDLGLLEGTVDDLIESEAFKRFFMHNTAHYLGLDVHDAGPYRERDGTPVPLQPGMVLTVEPGLYIPADAEDVAEELRGIGIRLEDNVIITGDGCEVITRGVPVAADEVEAVCGGDRE
- a CDS encoding pinensin family lanthipeptide codes for the protein MKKLALSLEHLTVESFATSESDAIRGTALGHMYVTPTEDTAGIPCTGESCRGLCSQQICPAEPIVGVNGLQALMIGQSGATPCFSNETCNCA
- the metH gene encoding methionine synthase is translated as MERSPYLAALDERVLVFDGAMGTSVQRYDLTADDFGGGALEGCNDYLVITRPDVIGEIHASFMAAGADVLETDTFRSNRLTLREYALQDRVREINVAAASLARGIADRFAAEDGKPRFVAGSIGPSGFLPSASDPTLGNITFGELVPVFAEQAAALIEGGADVLLIETSQDILEVKAAVFGCREAIVASGRPVALQVQVTLDTSGRMLLGTDIGAAMVTLESLRADVIGLNCSTGPEHMRQAIRFLGENSRLPISCIPNAGIPHNEGGCAVYPLESVPFADQLEEFVREHGVRVVGGCCGTTPEHIRELVGRLSTVELKPRNVEYVPRLSSGIRATDLIQIPAPTMIGERVNSQGSRKVKRLLLADDYDGVLEVAREQTENGAHVLDVCVALTERQDEGDQMRSVVKLLSQGVEAPLCIDSTEADVIRVALEQSPGRAVVNSINLENGRERIDSVLPLVAAHGAAVIALTIDRDLGGMCKTADTKLQAARKIHDIAIHEYGLQPDALIFDALTFTLATGDEEFRNSAAETIEGIRAIKRELPGVLTTLGVSNVSFGLSPAARTVLNSVFLYHCVNAGLDTGIINPSHVTPYFEIPEEERQLADDLIFDRRTAEKDPLAEFIAHYEGRSGEAENTSVDPTATMTPEEALHWKILHRKKEGVEDWIDRAVEKLGAVPVLNEVLLPAMKEVGDKFGAGELILPFVLQSAEVMKKAVARLELYLEKAEGQTKGKVVLATVYGDVHDIGKSLVNTILTNNGYTVFDLGKQVPVNTILEKAEEVGADAIGLSALLVSTSKQMPLCAQELHRRGLKYPILVGGAAINPSFVRGAAMISETEPYAAGMFYCKDAFEGLSTMDALMADDGAQFIERHNEEMLRRTAEYEARKASAKGMRPGSRENPAVPLAEVPTPPFWGWKVLDHIPVDEVVECIDRNTLYRMQWGARNLKGEEWDRIVREDFEPRLARYTREARTQAWLRPRGIYGYFPAGRDGDDVVVFDPSDRKKEIGRFSFPRQEDREQLCLADYFRPLGADGPQDVLPLQVVTSGDKAAEFIDRRTKGGDYSEGYFLHGFSVQTAEGAAEFINRRIRKELGIEEPRGLRYSWGYPACPDVEQHEVLFNVMPIKQAIGVGLTAGYQLDPEQSTAALVVHHPAAKYFAT
- a CDS encoding SDR family oxidoreductase produces the protein MELGLKDRVAIVAGGSMGLGRAVARELAREKARVIITARNEARLQKAAEELRRETGGQVFAIRADMTRPDDIHALVEKTAERWGGVDIALANAGGPPGTRYESTSAEQVERAMELNLMSTVRLAQEVTPFMKQRRWGRFIALTSVSVKQPLPGLILSNTARAAVVGWVKTMATELAPFGVTCNVVAPGYMLTGRVEDLAAERAENEQRRPDEVLAEMSARIPIGRMGQPEELAALVAFLASDRASYITGTTIQVDGGFVQGLL